The sequence cccgccgccgcgcacctccCTCGCCTGCCagccgccggcgcggccgcgACGCCGCAGCGGTTATCGCCCCGCGGCGGGTGAAcgccgccagccccgggctcTGCTGCACCATCTCGGGGCCCTTGAAATGGGGGTTCCCGCGAtgcccagggcaggggacagGCCCTGCAGCGGGGGCTGATAGAAAAGTGGccttgaaaaagcaaaatcccCTGCTTGAgtgacaaccccccccccccgccaccacccccagCTTCAGCTGCGAGGGAAGTGCAGCAATGCAAGGGAAAAGCATTAAGAAAAAGGTCAATCTGTTTTCCCGTGCTGCTCCTCGTTTAGAGGAAACGGTTGCAGTTTTGACAGCCAGGTCGGACTGCGCCGTGTCCGGGCGCACGGCGCTTGCTGGCTCCACATGGCGCTGTGTCCAGGTGCACGGCGCTCCCTGGCTCTGTGCCGCACCATGTCCAGGTGCACGGTGCTCCCCAGCTCCGCATGGTGCTATGTCCAGGTGCACGGCACTCCCTGGCTCTGCACGACACCATATCCAGGTGCACAGTGCTCCCCGGCTCCATGCCGCACCGTGTCCGGGTGCACGGTGCTCCCCGGCTCAGCACGGCACTGTGTCCGGGTGCATGGTGCTccccagctctgcactgcacCAGGACTCAGCAGCACTGGCCCGGGAAGGAAGGATGCAAAGAGCCCGGGGTGACGCATTCCCGTAGGACCGGGGTGGCACCGGGGTGACGCGCCCCgagccctgccgccgccggccccgctcgctcACCTTGGCCGCGGTGACGCTGAGGATGTGCACCTCCTGGGCCGTCTTCAGCGAGCTGCTGCTCACGCAGCCCCTGGGCACCGTGCCCGTGGCGTAGGACAGGGTGACGAGCGGCTCCGCCGTCACTGGCTGCAGGTCACAGCCCGTGGCTCTCCCGGGATCTGCGGGAAAACAAGCGACCGTCACTATCGGCGTGGTTgggaggggccggggggccgggatgCGGGGTGCCAAATTGGAGGTGGCATCCAGGCGGATGCACCCCTGCAACGCCAGCGCTGGCGGCTGTCTTGCCCCCCCGCCCTGCTCCGCCATCcgggccccctctgccccccccatcCCGGCTGGAGTGTCGCAGCTGCCCTGGGATGATCTGGCGTTTGTttgcttggggatttttttgccGCTTCCGCAGAGGTGTCGGGAGGCcagatcctcccccccccccccccccccccccggcaggagCGCGCGCTAATGAACCTCGAATCCGGTTTGGAAAAATCCACTGTCCCCGCTCGGCACCGCCTCGTGCCAAACCTCACGCTCGGCCGTCCCCGAACAATCGGCCGGCGGAGGCGGCTGCtcccccgcgcgcccccggctCCGCACCGCGGCGGCAGGAAGCTGCAGCCGTCGGGTGTTTAAACGGCGCTAAAAATCCCCTTTGGAGCCCGCCGAGGCGCGAGGTCGGCGGCGGGTGGTGACGGCGACGTGCCgcggagccgcccccccccccccgtgccggtGAGCGAGCAGGGCCCGGCGATGCGGCCGCGCGCGCCGCTGCCAAGGGAAATCCTGAATGCAGGGAGCCGTTTGAAGCCCCGagcctgcaaatgcctccttcgCCTCGGCCGTTTCCcctgccgcggccgggccggaccCTCCGCCgggaggcggtggcggcgcggATGCTGTCTGCACCTGTGGGGGCAAAGCGCCGTGCCGGTGGGGGGGAATTGCCACCCGTGGGTGCTCCCTTGCAGGGtggcggggagaggagggagcagcCGGCGCCACCACCGCGTCGCCGCCGGGATGCACCCGGTGCCCGGGGGCGGCGGAGGCATCCGGGGGCTCCGGCTCGGCGCGCCGTGTTTGCTTTAGAGGTGGCCTGCCATTGAGcgtcttcccttcctttcccgtCCCGTCCCTTCCCCGGAGCCTCGCCGGCGGCTCCAGGCATCGGCAAGGCCGGCGGGCCATGTGCCAGCGCCGGGGCACCCAGCCGCATCCGCGCGGGGCACTGGTGCCACCCAGCATGCCACTGTCCTCGGCCATGGGGACAGACGGCCCGCGCGGGTGGTGGAAACGGGGGCCCCCCTGGACGAACCCCCACGGGTTTGGGAAgggctcagccctgctggcccTCAGCGCTGTGCGTGGCCCCGCTCGAGCCCTGGCAATGCTGCTCCGACGTGgttcctgcccttcccagccaCCTCCGGAGATGCTGTTGCCCCCCGAGCGCCCGCGGCACTGGGCAGAGCCCTGGACACGTCCCCGTGTGTCCCCAGcgtgctgcagagcagcccggGAAGGGCTGAGTGGCACCGAGGGCAGGCGAAGCCTGGcacagccgcccgcccgccggctcAGCCCGAGCTCCCACCCGCGGGATCTTCCCGCACCAGGAGCCGGGGTGGCCGCGTGCGTCCGTGCCCGTTGTGGCATCCCCGCCGGTGGCGAGGCCTCTGCGGCCGGGTCACGGCGCAGGCGTCCTCGGTGACGCTGCCTCTTGCCCACCTATTGTCCCGCGCTTCCTCCGGCTCCACGGAGAGCGGCCGCGCGGCCGGCAGCATCGGGAGGAAGATAAACAGCCGCTTATCTGGGCGCCGCAGGCAGCGTCCCTCTTCCCCTCCGCTCCGGCCCGGCAGGGCAGCGCCGTGGGCACCAGGCACAGCCCCGCGCtcggcaccccggggtgctgcggCCGTGGCCCCCAGGCGCCCCGAAACGGAGGCGCCTCGCCGCGTTCAGCCGCCCCTTCGCCCCCCTCTCGCCGGTGGCAAGTCGCAGCGTCAGCCGCGCAGAGAAGGCGCAACTCGTCACGCCTGCCGCGGGGCGCCACGGGggtgcgcggcgggggccgcggccgggctcgCCCCTCGCGCGGGGCGGCGATGCTggcggagggccctggggcacccgtccccgtccccgtccccgtccccgtccccgtcgccCGGGGAGGCAGCCCGTCTCCAGCATTATGTAATGATCAGATAACAGCGCTCAGCTGGGCCCAGCCTGCGGCCCTGGGGTCAATCAGATAAGGGCGCGTTTATTTTTGTActcgagaggaaaaaaaaaaaaaagaaaagaaaagaaaaaaagaaattccacattattttttttccagtctcctTCCCCGCCTCGTTGCTGCCCAGACGAGAATAGGGACCTGGGAAGGTCCTGCCGCGTCTCCCCGGCGCGTGGCTGCGGGGCTGGCGAGACGGgaccggggcgcggggggggggtgcaggggggggaaATTCCTGTTTTTTGCACCACATCAAAGGGCCCCTGCGCAAACAAAGGGGAGGGAGAACAATGCCCGTGGGGCGCAGGCCGGGCGGCTGTGTGGCCGGGGTGGCGCGCCGCGGCAGGCGCCCGGGCTGGCTCCGGCGGCGCAGGATGCCCTGCGGGCCAGGCAGCGCAGCTCCGGCACCGGCCGCCTCCCCACGCAGCTCGGGGTCCTGCTGCGGCACACTTGTGACACGAGCTGGCAGGCCTCAGCCCGGCCCGTGTCAGAGCAGGGATGGGCTGAGCACTGCAACCCGGCGTGGGGGGTTTGTCGCCCCGCGCCGGAGCCGGCGCTGTCTTGCCCGGAGGTGGCGTTGGGGCTCTCCTGAACCCGGCAGACGTGCCGTCACCGGCACGCACCCAGCCGGCACCAGGGTTTCCGGCAGATCCAGCGTGCCTGTCGGGGATCCCTGACCCTATTTGCACCCAGTGAGACTCTGACGTAAGGAACTCATCACTATGGGGGAAAAATACTCCACCAGTTCGATCCTGGGAAACCCTTCGCTGGGGTTCCCGCGCTTTGGGGCTGGGGTGGCCACGTCCCAGCGGCCCCTTCCCCTCCGCTTCACCCAGCGCTTTGGTTTTGGAGGGACGACCGCGACGGGTGGAGGGGAGATGCCGGGCGGACAGACCAAGAGCACGAAGCCGCAGGGGCACCTGGCTGTCACCGCCAGCCCTGCTGTCCCCATGCCCCAAGCTGGCAGGGGACAGGGTGGCTGCAGgcgccatccccatccccatcattAGGGCAGGGGGGTCCCCAAGGGACCTGCTGCTCGGGGAACCGCTGTCCCGTGGCAGCCTACCCCCAGGCCCaaataaaggggaaaaacccTCCCTTTACCCTTCAGTATCTTTTTGGCCCCTCTGTAAATcagcagggtcccccccccccccccccgggcatccTGACCCCGGGATGCAAaggagacggggggggggggggtgtccgcaCCGTGATCCCAGCCCACGTGTCCCAGTGCGGGGAAGGAAGGGGCTGCCGGGGGGAGCGCGCTGCGTGCcgaacccccccagccccccggagGCGCTGCTGCCTTTCCCGGGCTGGGGATCCTCAGCTCAGAGGCTTCCCGATGGGCAAAGCCGCTCAAAGGCACGAGCCAGGCTGCACGTGGCCCGTATGGCACAGCTACGCAGGACAGGGACCATATGGCACAGTCACATAAGATGGGCACTGTATGGCACAGCTATGTAGCGTGGGGGTCATACGGCACAGCTACGTAGGGCAGGGATGGCATGGCACGGATACATACAGCAGGGCCCATATGGCTCAGCTATGCAGGACAGGGCCTGTATGGCTCTGTTACATACGGCACAGCTACGTGGGATGGGGCCTGTATGGTGCAGCTATATAGGACAGGGACCTTATGGCACAGCCACATAGGACAGGGTCTGTATGGCACAGCTACGTAGGACAGGGTCTGTATGGCACAGCTACATAGGGTGGGGACCATACGGCACAGCAACATAGGACAGGGACAGTACGGCAGAGGTACGTAGGATAGGGACTGTATAGCACAGCTATGATGTACAGCAAAGGCTGTGGCACGGCTGTGCAGGACAGGGTCTGCAGGCACAGCTGTGCAGGATGGGgactgcatggcacagctatatGGGACAGGGACTGTGTGGCCCAGCTACATAGGATGGGACCTGTATGGTGCAGCTATATAGGACAGGGACCTTACAGCACAGGGACTGTGTGGCCCAGCTACGTAGGACAGGGACCGTACGGCATAGCTACATAGACAAGGACTGTATGGCACAGCTACATAGGATGGGGTCCATACGGCACAGCTATGTAGGACAGAGACCGTATGGCCCCACTGCGGGTCAACACGTAGCCGCTCCCGGGGCTCGCAGCCGGCGGGGACGGTGCGCCAAGCCTGGCAGCAGGGCTGTCCCGGCCGGGGCCCGACGCCAGCGTGGTGCCCGGCTCCCCGTGGGGCAGATCGCCAAGCCGCAACCCTGCTGCCGCTGGCCCCGGCTGCCGCTCCCTTCCCGGCGCATCTCCCCACCTGCCAGCAGGGTGGCACCGGCCTGTCCCCTGCCCCGCGTCCCCACAGCTCCTGGGGTCGTGGGACCGGGGGCACCGCGGTGGCTTTGGCTCTCCCCCAGCAGAgaagcccccagccccacggctgttTGCAACCACGGGGTTttcggggtgtgtgtggggggtctcATTCCTCGGCTCCGGGTTTCGGCACCCCTGCGGTGCCTCGCGGGCCGCGAAACGCCCCGGCGCCTTGGCGCTGGGcgagggagccgccgcggcgccacCCCGACCCCCGGGGCTTTGCGCGGCCGGGCGCCTTGGGCCGCGGCGAGTTTCCATTCCCCttccgccgcggcgctgccggggacCTTTCCGGCGCTGGGGTGGGgacgggggccggggcgccgcgctcggcgccttctgcctgcctccctcctatTCCCGGCATTGCACAATGCCGTTTCCGCTGTGAAACTCCGGCTCTCGGCGGCCTGGCTCCGGCAGCACAGATTTACCGACGGCTCCAAAAGCGGGCTTTCCGCCCCCAAAGTGCCGGGACCTCGCGGAGGCCCTGCTCGCCCGCGATGTCCCCACCCCGGGGCACCTCGGCCGTGGGGGAGGCGCTTGCCACCTGCCCCGTTccaccccgtcccgtcccgtcccgtcccctcccATCCTGTCCCGTGGCGGTGTCTCCGGGGGCTCGCCGGCGCCTGGGAGCACCCGGGAAGGGGGGACGGTGGGGCGCACCCAGAGCCGGGGCGCCGGCAAGAAAACGCAGGGAGAGGGGGGCCGAGGACAGATGCCAccgtcccccccccggcggccccgtCCCCCCGGCGCGCGGCAGGACTCaccggcgcggccgggcgcgcAGCACAGCagcgccggcagcagcagcagcggcagcagcggcggcggcggggggacgcggcgccTCGGGGCGCCCATGCCGGCGCTCCCCTTAGCCCGTGTCCAAAAGCGAGGGCTGGGCCGCGGGCGTCCCCGGGGGGCCGCGCGGCCTGGCGCTGGGGCCGAGGACGCGGAGGCGGAGGCAGCGGAGGTCTCCCCGCTCCAGCCTCGGCGGCGTCcgggggggctcggcggcggccggggtgcgcggcggtggcggcggcggcggcggcggcggcggcagtggtggcggcagcggcggcggcagcggcggcagcgcccgaGTGTGCGAGCCCGGCGCCGCGCTCGGGCTGATGACCTGCGGCGGCAGGAAATCAACTCCCTTTTAGAGGAGGGTCCGCGGAGCCGAACGCCTGCCAAGACCGGGGAGGAAATGCCGCTTCGCGGAGGCCTGGAGCCTTGCCGGGAGGTCAGGGAGGgccggccggcggggagccgcgccgccgccgccgcagggccgAGGGCTGCCCACCGCGCACCGATTCGGGGCCGCGTTGCCGGCTGGGACCCCCTTCCCCCGGCCGGGCGACTTGGGGCGAGCCGCGGCCCagcgccgtgcctcagtttccccatccacCTAGGTGCTGGCGTGGGCACAGCTGGGAAGACCCCagggccccgctgcccggcaggACGCTCGCCCCGGAACGGGCCCGGCAGCATGGCCTGCTGCCGCCCGGGAAGGCGCCCGCCGAGCCGGGGAGGGGGTCCGAGCAGGTGGCTGGGAGCACGGCGGGCACTTGGGTGGCACGGGGGCCGTTTCCACCCTGCTCCCCGCGCAGTACGGAGGCAGCCGGGCAGCTGGGCTTGAGCCCCCTGGAGCTGCTCCCCGACGTGAGACCCGTTGCAAGGAAACCTGCCCAGGGGCCGGGGAGGGATCGGGCGCCGGGAGGGTGACACTGGCAGCGGGGCCGGAGGGAGCCCGGGCAGCAAGAGCGGCAGGGAGCAAGACGGCGAGGCCTGTGCCGGCCAGCCGGGATGTCCCCTGGGACACGTCCCCCAGGCTGGAGCGAGCAGGCGGATGGCTCCCGTGACGGAGCACTGCCATCTCCTGGGGACGGCGGGGACGGGTGCGGTGGGACGGGGCCGGCGACCAGCACCCCGCACCCCCTTGCCCTCCTGCGCCCTGTTCCCCGCGGCGCCGTGGTGCGGGGTCCAGCGGAGGCCCCTGGTGACGGAGCGTGGGGTGGCCGCGGCTCGGGGTGACGGGCCCCGGGGAGAGCTCGGGGGTGAATGTGCCCAAATGCCGCCGGGGCTGGAGCTGCGttggggagcagggcagagcatcccagccccactgccccggccctgctctccaagaggggaaactgaggcacgctcACGCCTTGCCTGAGGCCACGAAAGCGGGATGGAGGCACAAGGGAGAGGGCTTGTGTCCCACGGCGCAGCCTGCCGAGAGCCCCCGGCGGCTCCCCAAACCCCCTGCCCCCCTGCACGGGGTGGCCCTGTGGCCGTCCCTGTTTGCAACCAGGCTCCTTCGCCCCCGGGCACCCGGCAGGGTTAGTTTtttcctttgggatttttttttccccgggTAGCTTCCTTCCTCGACACCATCTCAGCAGCTTCGGCTGCTTCCAAACAGCCTCCTCTCTCCCGATCTTCGCTTTGCTCTTCGCCTGATTTACGGCAGCCCGAACGCGAGCagtgccgggggagccggggcaggcCGAGGTCACGGCTCTGCCGCCTCCTGCCCTCACCATAacctggcaggcagcagccccgcgccgcgtCCGGGAAAGCCACCCGCCTGGAGAGCATCCGGGCAAACCCCCCGGCCCCAGAGCCCCCCTGCAGCCGCGGTGCCGCTGTTGCACCCCAGGGAGGCCGGGCAGCCTGCAACCGAAACGCCCCCGTCTCCCACGTCGGCACCCCCTGAACTCTCCCCATGGGTCCGTGCACCCGAAGCGGAGCCCTGGTTCCCCCAAACGGCTCCCGACGGCGAGATGCAAGGGAGCATTGAGGTGGAGGTGCGGGCAGAAGCTGGGGGTGTGAAAGTGGTGGAAATCCCCATCCTGGGGAGcggcagggctggagggagggggGTGCACGCCAGGGCCCCTGGGACCCCCGGCGTTGGCCTGAACCCGGCTCCCTTGGCCTCGGGAGGGGGGGGAGCCAGGGCTGTCGGCTGACGGGATGCACATGGGGATGTGGGTTGGGATTTCAGCGAGCGGTACGGGGGCTCGGCTAGGGGCTTCGGCTGCGAGGAGGCAGCCGcgggccccccgcagccccggggctcggccgaGGCAGCCGGCAGCCGGGatgctcccctcccttcctctgaGCGCAGCATCCCACTCCCCCCGGCCGCGATGCCACCGGGCGGGATAAACAGCCCGTTTCCTGCCCTTAATCAGCCTCAGAAAGGGGTGtgcggagggaaggggggggggataaaaaaatttctggaaagaaaaactcatttcctgcagcagaagaaaaaagataaagtcTGGGCTCATTAAAGTGAACTTTACTGGGGAGAGACGGGAAAGAGCCAAACACAATGTCCTTGAAATTTCCTCCGCGCGGCTCTGTCCACGAAAACAGGATAAAGCCACTTCCGCTGTCTCTGCCGCCGAGCCGGAGTGCGTGCGCGTgtggggccgcgggccggggcggtgcggggagcccggccgcggggccccgctacAGGGCGTCCAGGTGGGAGCAGACCTGCTGGAAAACCTCGTCCACGGTGCCCTCGGCATTGAGCTGCGCGGGGGGGACAGCGGGGTCAGGCTCGGGGACGCCgcggtgcccggccccggcgAGCCGCCTGCCGACGGGGCATCTCTTTCGGGGACCAAGTTCGGCTTACGGACAGCTAGGGTGCAGCTAAGGCAACGGGGCGGTGCGGACATCTCCCAAAGGATGTCTCGGCGCCAGGAGCCATAGGGGTGCTGATGGCCCCAGCTGGGGGGCCAAGCATGTGGTGAGGGACCTCCAAAGGAGGCGGGGAGCCCACGCCGTGGTGGGGAACCCAGCCATGGGGTGACGGGGGCCGCGGCACCCCGGGCCCCGCTCACCTGGCGGACGATGCCCCTGCTCTTGTAGAAGGTGATGACGGGCTCCGTGGCCTTGTAGTACGTCTCCAGGCGCTTCTTGATGGTCTCCTCGTTGTCGTCCACCCGCCCACTGGTCTCGCCCCGCTTCAGCAGCCGCTTGACCATGGTCTCCTTCCCCGCGTCCACGTAGAGCAGCAGCGTCGGGGGGGCGatctgggggcaggggggaggcggGTGTCACCGGGGGCTGGGACACTGCTGCGGGCATGGATGTCCCCCTCCGCACGGGTCCGTGGTGGTGTCCCCACAAGCAGGGCCACCCAGGTACCCGTCCCCAGCCCCTCACCTTCTTTTCAAACTCCTCTCCCTGCTTCACCTCGCGGGGGTAGCCGTCGATCAGGAAGCCCTTGGACACATCTGCTTTGGCCAACATGGCATCCCGCAGCATGTCCAGCACCGTGTcctgggagccgggggggggggacaagacaTCAGGAGGAGTGACATGTCCCAATCACCCAGCACCCCTCAATCCCTGCTGCTAACCCAGGGCTCTGGGGCGACGGGGACCAAGGCATCCCCAGGCCAAGTGCTGACCATCACCAGCACCACCAGCGTCCCCACCACCGGCGTCTGCACCACCAGCGTTCCCACCACCAGCACCTGTGGGCCTGCCCCTCCGTTTTGGGGTGCCTTGGTGGGCCCCTCCGCCGTGCAGGCTCACCAGGGGCACCAGCTCGCCTTTCTCCATGATGACCTTCAGCTTCTTGCCCCGCTCGGAGCCGGAGCTGACCTCGGCGCGCAGCAGGTCTCCGGTGGAGAGGTGGGTGTACCCATACTTCTGCACGATCTTCTCACACTGGGTCCCCTTCCCCGAGCCGGGGCCACCTGCAAGTCACACCAGGGCCACGTTCACTCCCCAGCCCAGGGTGAAAGAGCTGGGGGGGGAGGCTGGAAAAAGCAGCGCAGACCTGCAGGAAGCCTCCGGCACCCGGCGAGATGAGGTCCCTGAGCCCTGGCACCCAGGGCATCCCCACCCCATGGCGCCCCAGCTGCTGCCACCCCATGGCCGCCCCAGGAAGCCGGTCTGGGAGCACCGTGGCCACCCTGGAGCCCATGGGGCTACAGAGGCCACCGGTGGTTTCTGCAGGTCCCAAATTTTCGAGCACCCCCTGCAAAGCGGGCTGCTCCCCTCGGTCCCGAAATCCCCGCAGCAGGAGGCCGGGGCTCCGCAGCCAGCCTGGCTCCCCACACTGACCGGCCGCCGACTTACCCACCACGAAGATGATTTTGTGATGCTTGagtttttctggggaaaaaagaaaatagaaaaaccaGACTCAGTCAAGCAGACGCCAGGACCGACGGGGGGAGCGAGCTGCCGAACCGGCCGGCGGGTGTCCCCCCGGGATGGCGGGGCCGGCGCCAAGCCCCCGCGGAGAGAGCGGGGCGGGAAGCAGCCGCGTGCCCCCCTTGGCCCCGTCACCTCGGGCAGCCTGAGCAGCCGAGCTGCCCAGGCAGGAGCACACTGCCCCCATGGCGCCCTGGCCCGTGTCCCCGCCGGCCCTGCCGGCTTGGCCGTGCCAAGGTGGAatcctgccgccgccccggcgccgcagtGACGGTCACCACTGGTGGCTTCGTGCCGAGGGGTGCTGCGGGGCCAGGGGCCAGCAGGACTTCCCAGGGCCATCCTGCCCGGCACAGTGGCACGCTGGGCATAGCATGGTGCAAGCTGGCACGCTGCCTCGACACCCTGATCGTCCCCAAAATTGGTCTGCGGGCCTGGGGGCGGACACACGGACGGGGGACGGGGAGCACTAAAAGCCCTGTCCCCGCCGGAGCATCCCAGTGCTGGAGTGTCCCAGCATTGGAGCATCCCACCGCTTGAGCATCCCAGTGCTGGAGCATCCCAGAGCCGGAGCGTCCCAGCACTGGAATGGCACTTTCCCACCTGGCAGGGTCCGtctggccgcggcgcgggggcaaCTCCCGGCCGCAGCGAGGCCGAAGGAGGAGAGCTAAAAATAAGGCggcggcgcctcggcgctgcTCTGCCCCTCTCCCGGTTTCAGCCTTCTGAAATTTCAGCTCCTCGGGCAGCCGGTGATCCCCGGGGCTGGGCGGGAGCCGAGGCACCGGCCGGGGGAcgtggggcgcggggggggccggaGGGACCCGGGggagggccggcggcgcgggccccGCTCACCTGCCGACATGGTGCCGCGGTCCGGGTGACGGAGAGCTGCGCGCTGCAAGGGAAGGGGAGCGGGGTGAGCGGTGCGGCGCGGCTCCCCGGGGGCACGTCGCTGGGACGACGGCGCTGCCTCCCCGTGCGCGTCGGCGCGTGCCGGGCCCACGGGACGGGTGCAGCACGGTGCCGCCCGCACGCAGCTCTCGCCCGCCCCGGCTGCacctgctcggcctcggccctgCTGCATGGCCGGGACCCCTGCGCCCGCTCCGGGGCACCCTGCCTCGGCCCCGAAATGTAAAGGGAAGGCGCGATGCCGCCCGGCGTCCCCTGCTCGCGTCCGCCATGCTGCCGTGGACCCTGAACCCCGCGGCTCCTACCTGGCTCGGTGGCTCGGCCTGCGGCGAGGGCTCCCCGGGCCGGCTCTACCGGAGCGCCGTCCCTGCCGCGCTCGCACCCCTTCTGCTCGGCCGCGCTTTGGCCGCCGTGCCCGTGCCCACGCCCAGCCCTGCGGCAGCCGCCCCGCGTCGCCCCAGCCTCCCCAAACCAGCCCGACCGGCCCGCGCGGcctcctgccccgccgccgcggcctcctgccccgccgccgcggcctcctgccccgccaccgccgcggccCAGCTCGCCTTACAGCCTGCAAAGGGCAGGGGGCTAAGTTTGGCCCGGCGTAAATCTTGGCCGGGTCACGTCCCcccctgcgccggccccgggCTCGCCCCGAAGGCGGCGGTGGTGACGGCGAGGGCGCCGTGCTCGGGGAGGGGTGCGGGGGCAGGCGGGTGCCCCCCCCGGGTGGGTTTGGCGGGAGAAGCCGCACCGAAGGCCGGTGGGTCGGTGCTCCCAGCAAACGCCATCCCGGCCTGGTGTGGGTCCTGCGAGCTCACACCGGCTCCGGCCGGGACCCCCATCCCCGACCCTGTGCCAGCCCCCCCAGTGCACCCTGGATGGGGcggcccccagcacccccagcactgccccccggCCGGGCCAGCTGCCAGGCGCGGGGACCCCAACCCGTGCCGTCCCCCCCCACCGAAATTAGGGTGGAGGAACGAGTGCTTCCCTGGAGATGGGgcctgcagggagggaggcagggggcagCCGCCCTTCTGcgcatggggaaactgaggcagggatgCTCAAATGACCTCCCCAAGGTTACGGGCGCCCGTACCCCGGCCCAGGCCCAAGGCTGGCAATCCCAAATCCCCCGCCGGGGGTGCCCGGAGCTGGCCTGGAGCCGGCCCCGGAGCCGGCAAGCGCAGTGGCCGGAGCAAACACTCGATGCGAGGGAGCAACGACCCGTCGCCACGCGGGGGGCAGCCGGAGCGGTGCCGGCGGCGACGCAGGGCCCGGTGGGCCGCGACACTGCCCCGgcagccagcccggcccggcccggcgcccccagccccgcggccgcccgagGAGGACGGGGATGCGGCAGCCGAGGCCGAAGCAGCCGCGGGGGGCCGCACCGGCCGCCGGGGAgcagggggcggcgcggggaggaggggagggctcCGCAGGCCCCGGcacgccgccgcagccccccgcgcccgggccgggcggcacggcacggcctgGCCACTGACCTCTGGGTGCTGGGCTGGAGCCGCGCCGGGGGTCAGCGAGCGGCGGGCCGGGCTCGCCGCAGCCGCCCGTCCTGCATGTCCTGCCCGGCTATTTTTACCGCTATATATATAATGCTGCCGTCGCGGTGCATGCCGGGAGGGGGATTTCTCGCAGCCGCCGAGCGGGCAGCGGAGACACCCGACTCCCGGGATGTGAGCTGCATGGCAACGGCttcggcgggggggggagaggagcggcggCGAGCGGCACGGCTGGGGGCTGCATCCTGCTGCCGCTGCGGCCTGGCGCGTGcgcgagccggggggggggctcgACCGCCGCCTCGCAGCCCCGTCACCCTTTC comes from Apteryx mantelli isolate bAptMan1 chromosome 21, bAptMan1.hap1, whole genome shotgun sequence and encodes:
- the AK1 gene encoding adenylate kinase isoenzyme 1; amino-acid sequence: MSAEKLKHHKIIFVVGGPGSGKGTQCEKIVQKYGYTHLSTGDLLRAEVSSGSERGKKLKVIMEKGELVPLDTVLDMLRDAMLAKADVSKGFLIDGYPREVKQGEEFEKKIAPPTLLLYVDAGKETMVKRLLKRGETSGRVDDNEETIKKRLETYYKATEPVITFYKSRGIVRQLNAEGTVDEVFQQVCSHLDAL